A window of the Cystobacter fuscus genome harbors these coding sequences:
- a CDS encoding lamin tail domain-containing protein has protein sequence MTKTSHWYTPLDRRWLSSALAFTLMACGATPQEEAQEGATSIQEAELAGTTRVRLMAANISSGNNQSYDPGEGIRIFQGTRPDVVMIQEFNYGDNSATSIRSFVNSAFGSSFYYYREAGAQIPNGVISRYPIIASGEWDDNQVDNRDFAWARIDIPGPKDLWVVSVHLLTSSSTVRNTEATNLVNFIKANVPTGDFLAIGGDFNSDSRSEALFSTFSSVVSTASPYPADKNGNVNTNASRAKPYDHVLVNSALRTYQTSTVIGSSSFSAGLVVDTRVYSPLSDISPAQSTDSGATNMQHMAIIKDFLVPSDTTTAGITVLSPNGGESWTTGSTYAISWSASGVTNVKLEYTLNGSTWTTLTSSTPASAGSYSWTVPTTATTTARVRVSDASNSALTDSSDAAFTLTSSGGGGSAKVIINEVLANEAGSDVNGEFIELVNTGTAAADLSGWTLSDATGTRHTFASGTSLAAGKAIVVFGAAAGIPSGVTNAVGASTAQLNLSNSGDTVTLKNSAGTTADTVTYASSLSGTDGVSFNRNPDVTGTSYSLHTSVASTSSSPGKRANGTAF, from the coding sequence ATGACGAAAACCTCACACTGGTACACGCCCCTCGACCGCCGTTGGCTCTCCAGCGCCCTGGCTTTCACCCTGATGGCGTGCGGAGCCACACCCCAGGAGGAAGCGCAGGAGGGCGCCACGAGCATCCAGGAGGCGGAGCTGGCCGGCACCACCCGGGTGCGGTTGATGGCCGCCAACATCTCCAGCGGCAACAACCAGAGCTATGACCCGGGCGAAGGCATCCGCATCTTCCAGGGCACCAGGCCCGACGTGGTGATGATCCAGGAGTTCAACTACGGCGACAACTCCGCCACGTCCATCCGCTCCTTCGTCAACTCCGCCTTCGGCTCGAGCTTCTATTACTACCGCGAAGCCGGCGCGCAGATCCCCAACGGCGTCATCAGCCGCTACCCCATCATCGCCTCGGGCGAGTGGGACGACAACCAGGTGGACAACCGCGACTTCGCCTGGGCGCGCATCGACATCCCCGGCCCCAAGGATCTCTGGGTGGTGAGCGTGCACCTGCTCACCTCGAGCAGCACCGTGCGCAACACCGAGGCGACCAACCTCGTCAACTTCATCAAGGCCAACGTGCCCACGGGGGACTTCCTCGCCATCGGCGGCGACTTCAACTCCGACTCCCGGAGCGAGGCGCTCTTCTCCACCTTCTCCTCCGTGGTCTCCACCGCGAGCCCCTACCCGGCGGACAAGAATGGCAACGTCAACACCAACGCCAGCCGCGCCAAGCCGTATGACCATGTGCTGGTGAACAGCGCCCTGCGCACCTACCAGACGTCCACCGTCATCGGCTCCAGCTCCTTCAGCGCGGGCCTCGTGGTGGACACGCGCGTGTACTCGCCCCTGTCGGACATCTCCCCAGCGCAGAGCACGGACAGCGGCGCCACCAACATGCAGCACATGGCCATCATCAAGGACTTCCTCGTCCCCTCGGACACCACCACCGCGGGCATCACCGTGCTCTCGCCCAATGGCGGTGAGAGCTGGACGACGGGCAGCACGTACGCCATCTCCTGGTCCGCCTCGGGCGTGACGAACGTGAAGCTGGAGTACACGCTCAACGGCTCCACCTGGACGACCCTCACTTCCAGCACCCCGGCCTCCGCGGGCAGCTACTCCTGGACGGTGCCCACCACCGCCACCACCACCGCCCGCGTGCGCGTGAGCGATGCCTCCAACTCCGCCCTCACCGACTCGAGCGACGCGGCCTTCACCCTCACCTCGTCCGGTGGCGGCGGCTCCGCCAAGGTCATCATCAACGAGGTGCTCGCCAACGAGGCCGGCTCGGACGTGAACGGCGAGTTCATCGAGCTGGTCAACACCGGCACCGCCGCCGCGGACCTCTCCGGCTGGACGCTCTCGGATGCCACCGGTACGCGCCACACCTTCGCCAGCGGCACGAGCCTCGCCGCGGGCAAGGCCATCGTCGTGTTCGGCGCCGCCGCGGGCATCCCCTCGGGCGTCACCAACGCCGTGGGCGCCTCCACCGCCCAGCTCAACCTGAGCAACAGCGGCGACACCGTGACGCTCAAGAACTCGGCGGGCACGACCGCGGACACCGTCACCTACGCCTCCTCGCTCTCCGGCACGGATGGCGTGTCCTTCAACCGCAACCCGGACGTCACCGGCACCTCGTACTCGCTGCACACGAGCGTGGCCAGCACCTCCTCCTCCCCGGGCAAGCGCGCCAACGGCACCGCCTTCTGA
- a CDS encoding VOC family protein codes for MNIIGPDALVFGVDDVAACSQYLLDYGLRGVDVNEQGGRFEALDGTYIVIKHHADSTLPPSLGTASQLRETVYGVADNATLDAIAAELGRDREVRRDAHGRLHTVDDLGFALAFQVTVRRPLTLVGETVNAPGSAAQRPVNALGVDPAREVRPRTLSHVVYFVPDAAKAEAFYVKRLGFICTDRFTGVGPFLRPAGTADHHTLFMIQTPPRMKGIEHFTFHLGGPTEVMLAGTRFVEKGYQSFWGPGRHRFGSNWFWYFNSPLGCHVEYDADMDQHDERWTAREVPMSADASQLFLFQHRARWAPVGPPPAGAPGKH; via the coding sequence ATGAACATCATCGGACCCGATGCCCTGGTCTTTGGCGTGGATGACGTGGCCGCCTGTAGCCAGTACCTGCTCGACTACGGCCTGCGCGGCGTGGACGTGAACGAGCAGGGCGGTCGCTTCGAGGCGCTCGATGGCACGTACATCGTCATCAAGCACCACGCGGACTCCACCCTGCCGCCCTCGCTGGGCACCGCCAGCCAGCTGCGCGAGACCGTCTACGGCGTGGCCGATAACGCCACCCTGGACGCGATCGCCGCCGAGCTCGGGCGGGACCGCGAGGTGCGCCGCGATGCTCATGGCCGCCTGCACACGGTGGACGACCTGGGCTTCGCGCTGGCCTTCCAGGTGACGGTGCGGCGGCCGCTGACGCTGGTGGGCGAAACCGTCAATGCTCCGGGCAGTGCCGCGCAGCGCCCGGTGAACGCGCTCGGAGTGGATCCGGCCCGGGAGGTGCGGCCGCGGACCTTGTCTCACGTGGTGTATTTCGTGCCCGACGCCGCCAAGGCCGAGGCCTTCTACGTCAAGCGCCTCGGCTTCATCTGCACGGATCGCTTCACCGGCGTGGGCCCGTTCCTGCGCCCGGCCGGCACGGCCGACCACCACACGCTGTTCATGATCCAGACCCCGCCGCGGATGAAGGGCATCGAGCACTTCACCTTCCACCTCGGTGGCCCGACCGAGGTGATGCTGGCCGGCACCCGCTTCGTGGAGAAGGGCTACCAGTCGTTCTGGGGTCCGGGCAGGCACCGCTTTGGCTCCAATTGGTTCTGGTACTTCAACAGCCCGCTCGGCTGCCATGTGGAGTACGACGCCGACATGGACCAGCACGACGAGCGTTGGACCGCGCGTGAAGTGCCGATGAGCGCGGACGCCTCGCAATTGTTCCTGTTTCAGCACCGGGCCAGGTGGGCACCCGTCGGCCCGCCGCCGGCTGGCGCGCCCGGCAAACACTGA
- a CDS encoding MFS transporter produces MGGSEKTELEASDGLPTPRRYWAIAAILLAITMAVLDGAIANVALPAIARDLNASPAASIWIVNAYQLAIVVSLLPFSSLGDIVGYRRVFQAGLLVFTLASLACALSGSLVGLTLARVLQGFGAAALMSVNAALIRFTYPNRLLGRAIGINALVVAVSSAMGPTLASVILSVSGWPWLFAINLPTGIVALLIAYRSLPHTRRSGLPFDLTSALLNALTFGLLLIGFETLTTGALPAALLLAGGLAAGSVMVRRQLSRTAPLVPVDLLRIPVFAFSVVASLCSFSAQMLAFVSLPFYFQNVLGRGQVETGLLMTPWPVAVAIMAPIAGRLADRFSAALLCGVGSVVMAAGLTLLALLPAHVASGAIVCGMVLCGVGFGFFQSPNNRAMLSSAPKARSGGAGGMQATARLLGQTCGATLVAVCFRAFESRGPTMALGLGACVAAVSAVVSTFRHHRQVDVQVVP; encoded by the coding sequence ATGGGTGGCAGCGAGAAGACTGAATTGGAGGCCTCCGACGGTCTTCCCACACCGCGCCGGTATTGGGCGATCGCCGCCATCCTTCTCGCGATCACGATGGCCGTTCTGGATGGGGCGATCGCCAACGTGGCGCTGCCCGCCATCGCGCGGGACCTGAACGCCTCGCCCGCCGCGTCGATCTGGATCGTCAACGCGTACCAGCTCGCCATCGTCGTCTCGCTGCTCCCGTTCTCCTCGCTGGGAGACATCGTGGGCTACCGCCGGGTCTTCCAGGCCGGCCTCCTGGTATTCACGTTGGCCTCGCTGGCCTGTGCGCTGTCGGGCTCCCTCGTGGGCTTGACGCTCGCACGAGTCCTCCAGGGCTTCGGCGCGGCCGCGCTCATGAGTGTCAATGCCGCCCTCATCCGCTTCACCTACCCGAATCGGCTGCTGGGCCGGGCCATTGGCATCAACGCCCTGGTGGTCGCGGTCTCCTCCGCGATGGGACCGACGCTCGCCTCGGTCATCCTGTCGGTCTCGGGGTGGCCCTGGCTCTTCGCCATCAACCTGCCGACGGGTATCGTCGCGCTGCTCATCGCGTACCGGAGCCTGCCGCACACCCGTCGTTCGGGTCTCCCCTTCGATCTGACGAGCGCGCTGCTCAATGCCCTGACGTTCGGGCTGCTGCTCATTGGCTTCGAGACCCTGACGACCGGTGCGCTACCCGCCGCCCTCCTGCTCGCCGGAGGCCTCGCCGCGGGGAGCGTGATGGTGCGGCGGCAGCTCTCTCGGACCGCGCCACTCGTGCCGGTGGACCTGTTGCGCATCCCCGTCTTCGCCTTCTCGGTGGTGGCTTCCCTCTGCTCCTTCTCGGCGCAGATGCTCGCCTTCGTCTCCCTGCCCTTCTACTTCCAGAACGTCCTGGGACGCGGTCAGGTGGAGACCGGGCTGTTGATGACGCCCTGGCCGGTCGCGGTGGCCATCATGGCGCCCATCGCGGGGCGGTTGGCGGATCGCTTCTCGGCGGCCCTGCTGTGCGGCGTGGGGTCGGTCGTGATGGCGGCGGGATTGACGCTGCTCGCGCTCCTGCCCGCGCATGTGGCGAGCGGGGCCATCGTCTGCGGCATGGTCCTCTGTGGCGTGGGCTTCGGGTTCTTCCAGTCGCCGAACAACCGCGCGATGCTCTCCTCGGCTCCGAAGGCGCGCAGTGGCGGCGCGGGCGGCATGCAGGCGACGGCCCGTCTCCTGGGGCAGACGTGCGGAGCCACCCTGGTCGCCGTGTGCTTCAGGGCGTTCGAGAGCCGTGGGCCCACCATGGCCTTGGGGCTCGGTGCGTGTGTCGCGGCCGTGTCGGCCGTGGTCAGCACCTTCCGGCATCATCGGCAGGTCGACGTCCAGGTGGTACCGTAG
- a CDS encoding Rieske (2Fe-2S) protein, with the protein MERGVFLCRLDELPDGQSRGFDPLRSGQDSVLVVRRGRELYAWRDDCPHQPGTAMAWRKDAYLNRDGSRIVCHAHGARFDIATGVCTLGPCLGQALTRVPVLLDSDDHVHVVLQTQQA; encoded by the coding sequence ATGGAACGCGGGGTCTTCCTGTGCCGGCTCGACGAGCTGCCCGATGGGCAGTCGCGCGGCTTCGATCCGCTGCGGTCCGGCCAGGACTCCGTGCTGGTGGTGCGTCGGGGACGCGAGCTGTACGCCTGGCGCGATGACTGCCCGCACCAGCCCGGTACGGCCATGGCCTGGCGCAAGGACGCCTACCTCAACCGCGATGGCAGCCGCATCGTCTGCCACGCCCACGGCGCGCGGTTCGACATCGCCACCGGCGTCTGCACGCTGGGGCCCTGCCTGGGGCAGGCGCTGACCCGCGTGCCCGTGCTGCTGGATTCCGACGACCACGTCCATGTCGTGCTCCAGACGCAACAAGCCTGA
- a CDS encoding glycosyltransferase: MRVLFSSLSGTGHFHPLVPTARALQKAGHEVAFAVPAPFQPVVEANGFGSFAAGVGFDAVVGTDPQEIQKRQEMMMRADASTRLEMMTRMFVDGFARRKLPDLMALCERWRPELIVRESMDLAGALVGEKLGIPHASIQVGGGLIGGADQPLFVQRMEAVRVEFGLKPDPELREPFRHLHLSFMPGSYFENRLPPTTRYLKLEVFDQSGSEGLPEWVSRLGGKPVVYATLGTAFNKLVHLLGTIAEGLREETVELIITVGRDLDPAVLGPQPAHVHVERYIPQSLLLPRCDLAIMHGGYNSVMSALYAGLPGIIMPIAADQPLNAQACERIGIARVVMPDTLTPQLIRQQVREMLADGTYRERARRLQSEALALPGLEHGVALLERLAREKTLPAGS; the protein is encoded by the coding sequence ATGCGCGTGCTCTTCTCTTCTCTTTCCGGAACGGGTCACTTCCATCCGCTGGTGCCCACGGCCCGGGCGCTCCAGAAAGCCGGCCACGAAGTGGCCTTCGCCGTCCCCGCGCCGTTCCAGCCGGTGGTGGAGGCCAATGGGTTTGGCTCCTTCGCGGCGGGTGTCGGCTTCGACGCGGTGGTGGGGACGGATCCCCAGGAGATCCAGAAGCGGCAGGAGATGATGATGAGGGCGGATGCCTCCACGCGGCTGGAGATGATGACGCGCATGTTCGTCGACGGCTTCGCGCGCCGGAAGCTGCCGGACCTGATGGCGCTCTGTGAGCGCTGGCGGCCGGAGCTGATCGTCCGCGAGTCCATGGATCTCGCGGGGGCCCTGGTGGGCGAGAAGCTGGGGATTCCGCACGCCTCCATCCAGGTGGGAGGCGGTTTGATTGGCGGTGCCGATCAGCCGCTCTTCGTCCAACGCATGGAGGCGGTGCGCGTGGAGTTCGGCCTGAAGCCGGATCCGGAGCTGCGCGAGCCCTTCCGCCACCTGCACCTGTCGTTCATGCCCGGTTCCTACTTCGAGAACCGGCTGCCACCGACGACGCGCTACCTGAAGCTGGAGGTGTTCGACCAGTCGGGTTCCGAGGGGCTGCCCGAGTGGGTGTCCAGGCTGGGTGGGAAGCCGGTGGTGTACGCGACGCTGGGCACGGCGTTCAACAAGCTGGTCCACCTGCTGGGCACCATCGCCGAGGGACTCCGGGAGGAAACGGTGGAGCTCATCATCACGGTGGGGAGGGATTTGGATCCGGCGGTGCTCGGGCCGCAGCCGGCGCACGTGCACGTGGAGCGCTACATTCCCCAGTCGCTCCTGTTGCCGCGGTGTGACCTGGCCATCATGCACGGGGGCTACAACAGCGTGATGAGCGCGCTGTACGCGGGGCTGCCGGGCATCATCATGCCGATCGCGGCGGATCAACCGCTCAACGCCCAGGCGTGCGAACGGATCGGCATCGCGCGGGTGGTGATGCCGGACACGCTCACGCCGCAGCTCATCCGCCAGCAGGTGCGGGAGATGCTCGCGGACGGCACGTACCGCGAGCGTGCGCGGCGCTTGCAGTCCGAGGCCCTGGCCTTGCCGGGGCTGGAGCATGGCGTGGCCTTGTTGGAGCGGCTGGCTCGGGAGAAGACCTTGCCCGCTGGCAGCTGA
- a CDS encoding cyclase family protein: MNTQGLRFVDLSVTLENSEYTDPPTLLPHIEYSDHAEGAKEMATMFPGLTPEHLPAGEGWAGERMKLIAHNGTHMDAPWHYASTTDGGKPAYGIEALPLDWCFRPGVKLDFRDKPNGHVVTAAEVEAELERIGHTLRPLDIVLVNTSAAVLYGKPGYLEAGCGMGREATLYLLERGVRVVGTDAWSWDAPFKYTRERFAKTGDASIIWEGHKAGRDIGYGQMEKLTNLDQLPPFGYTVACFPYKIKNGSAGFTRAVAIFNAQA, translated from the coding sequence ATGAACACGCAGGGGCTGCGCTTCGTCGATCTCTCCGTCACGCTCGAGAACAGTGAGTACACGGACCCGCCCACGCTCCTGCCGCACATCGAGTATTCGGATCATGCGGAGGGCGCGAAGGAGATGGCCACGATGTTCCCGGGCCTCACCCCCGAGCACCTGCCGGCGGGAGAGGGCTGGGCGGGCGAGCGGATGAAACTCATCGCGCACAATGGCACGCACATGGATGCGCCCTGGCACTACGCCTCGACCACGGATGGTGGCAAGCCGGCCTACGGCATCGAGGCGCTGCCACTCGACTGGTGCTTCCGTCCGGGCGTGAAGCTGGACTTCCGCGACAAGCCCAACGGGCATGTGGTCACGGCCGCGGAGGTCGAGGCGGAGCTCGAGCGCATCGGCCACACGCTCCGGCCCCTGGACATCGTGCTCGTGAACACCTCCGCGGCGGTGCTCTACGGCAAGCCCGGCTATCTGGAGGCCGGATGCGGCATGGGCCGCGAGGCGACCCTCTACCTGCTGGAGCGAGGAGTGCGCGTGGTGGGCACGGACGCCTGGAGCTGGGACGCACCGTTCAAGTACACGCGGGAGCGGTTCGCGAAGACGGGCGACGCGTCCATCATCTGGGAAGGCCACAAGGCCGGCCGCGACATCGGCTACGGCCAGATGGAGAAGCTCACGAACCTCGACCAACTGCCACCCTTCGGCTACACGGTCGCCTGCTTCCCCTACAAGATCAAGAATGGCTCGGCGGGCTTCACGCGCGCCGTCGCCATCTTCAACGCGCAGGCTTGA
- a CDS encoding FAD-dependent oxidoreductase, producing the protein MARVNKVLIVGGGVGGLSLASGLRNRGIEVELVEVKKEWTVYGVGIIQQCNVIRAMAQLGLVDRFLDAGFAYENVGLYSAAGELQRMLPGVRAAGPEYPANLGISRLALHKVLSSTAAERGTMIRLGLTVEHLQQDPDGVDVLFTDGSRGRYDLVVGADGLFSKVRTMILGKELKPRFTGQAVFRHNFPRAPEIDHLATFYGRNHNAGLCPLSRDLMYLFVTSAEPGNPWMPEDRLAELMRDRLKEFGGIIGRLREQITDPKQVVYKPMEVIFVPEPWFRGRVVLMGDAAHATTPHLGQGAGMAVEDAVVLSELLAEDASVEALLSRFMQRRYERCKFIVENSIQIGDWEMQGASHADRTGVVKKMMEVTAQPL; encoded by the coding sequence ATGGCCCGAGTGAACAAGGTATTGATTGTCGGTGGTGGAGTTGGCGGTTTGTCGTTGGCCTCGGGTCTGCGCAACCGTGGCATCGAGGTCGAGCTCGTGGAGGTCAAGAAGGAGTGGACCGTCTACGGCGTGGGCATCATCCAGCAATGCAATGTCATCCGGGCCATGGCCCAGCTGGGGCTGGTCGACCGCTTCCTCGACGCGGGGTTCGCCTACGAGAATGTGGGGCTCTACTCGGCGGCGGGTGAGCTTCAGCGGATGCTGCCTGGGGTGCGAGCGGCGGGGCCGGAGTACCCGGCCAACCTGGGCATCTCCCGGCTGGCCCTGCACAAGGTGCTCAGCTCCACGGCCGCGGAGCGGGGCACCATGATCCGCCTGGGCCTCACGGTCGAGCATCTCCAGCAGGATCCCGATGGCGTGGACGTCCTGTTCACCGACGGCTCGCGGGGCCGGTACGACCTCGTCGTGGGCGCCGATGGGCTCTTCTCCAAGGTGCGGACCATGATCCTTGGAAAGGAGTTGAAGCCACGCTTCACGGGGCAGGCGGTCTTCCGTCACAACTTCCCGCGCGCGCCCGAGATCGACCATCTGGCGACCTTCTATGGGAGAAATCACAACGCCGGGCTCTGCCCGCTCTCCAGGGACCTGATGTACCTGTTCGTGACGTCCGCGGAGCCTGGCAACCCGTGGATGCCGGAGGACCGGCTCGCGGAGCTCATGAGGGATCGTCTGAAGGAGTTCGGAGGCATCATCGGCCGGCTGCGAGAGCAGATCACCGACCCGAAGCAGGTGGTCTACAAGCCCATGGAGGTCATCTTCGTCCCCGAGCCCTGGTTCCGGGGGAGGGTGGTGCTGATGGGCGATGCGGCCCATGCGACGACGCCACACCTCGGGCAGGGGGCGGGCATGGCCGTGGAGGACGCGGTGGTGCTCTCGGAACTGCTCGCGGAGGATGCATCCGTGGAGGCGCTCCTGTCGCGCTTCATGCAGCGGCGCTACGAGCGCTGCAAGTTCATCGTGGAGAATTCAATCCAGATTGGCGACTGGGAGATGCAGGGCGCGTCCCACGCCGACCGGACCGGGGTGGTGAAGAAGATGATGGAGGTCACGGCCCAGCCCCTCTGA
- a CDS encoding alpha/beta hydrolase family protein — MFRYFPKNYVWNLSVDLAIEMGARIGEIEEMCAPLLAASEQPDADGTRAFMRTWVAMGDKLRALAEDDERAGRLISAGDKLQRASVYYLTAERMQGHGNPERAPLYARVLETFEKGTALSHANCERVEIPYEGKHIAGLYVRAEGVRGRQPILVQVNGLDSTKEMKYFVGLPRWLAQRGVASLVIDQPGTGEALRLHDMKAVYDSERWASKVVDWLETREDIDARRIGLEGVSLGGYYCPRAVAFEPRFAMGVVWGANHDWRDVQKKRLQKEGSFPVPHYWEHVRWVWGAKDMDDFMRIAENVHLDGVLERIRVPFLVTHGEKDSQIPLKWAERTYEQLINSPKRELKVFTAREGGVQHSSFDNSANAGAFIADWVAETLGGRTA; from the coding sequence ATGTTTCGATACTTCCCCAAGAACTATGTCTGGAATCTGTCGGTCGACCTCGCGATCGAGATGGGCGCGCGCATCGGGGAGATCGAGGAGATGTGCGCGCCGTTGCTCGCCGCTTCGGAGCAGCCGGATGCCGACGGCACGCGTGCCTTCATGCGGACCTGGGTCGCGATGGGGGACAAGCTGCGCGCGCTGGCGGAGGACGACGAGCGCGCCGGCCGGTTGATCTCCGCGGGCGACAAGTTGCAGCGCGCCTCGGTGTACTACCTCACCGCCGAGCGCATGCAGGGTCATGGCAATCCCGAGCGCGCACCGCTGTACGCCCGCGTGCTCGAGACCTTCGAGAAGGGCACGGCGCTGTCGCATGCCAACTGCGAGCGGGTGGAGATCCCATATGAAGGCAAGCACATCGCGGGCCTCTATGTCCGCGCCGAGGGCGTGAGGGGCCGCCAGCCCATCCTGGTGCAGGTGAACGGCTTGGACAGCACGAAGGAGATGAAATACTTCGTGGGCCTGCCGCGCTGGCTGGCGCAGCGGGGGGTGGCGTCGCTGGTGATCGATCAGCCCGGCACCGGCGAGGCGCTGCGCCTGCATGACATGAAGGCGGTGTACGACAGCGAGCGCTGGGCCAGCAAGGTGGTCGACTGGTTGGAGACCCGGGAAGACATCGATGCGCGGCGCATCGGTCTCGAGGGCGTATCGCTCGGTGGCTACTACTGCCCGCGGGCGGTGGCCTTCGAGCCGCGGTTCGCGATGGGCGTGGTCTGGGGCGCGAACCACGACTGGCGCGACGTGCAGAAGAAGCGGCTGCAGAAGGAAGGCAGCTTCCCGGTGCCTCACTACTGGGAACACGTGCGCTGGGTCTGGGGCGCGAAGGACATGGACGACTTCATGCGCATCGCCGAGAACGTGCACCTCGATGGCGTGCTCGAGCGCATCCGGGTGCCCTTCCTGGTGACTCACGGCGAGAAGGACTCGCAAATCCCTCTCAAGTGGGCCGAGCGCACCTACGAACAACTCATCAACAGCCCGAAGCGTGAACTCAAGGTGTTCACCGCGCGGGAAGGCGGTGTGCAGCACAGCAGTTTCGACAACAGCGCGAATGCTGGCGCCTTCATCGCCGACTGGGTCGCTGAAACCCTGGGCGGTCGCACGGCCTGA
- a CDS encoding fumarylacetoacetate hydrolase family protein, translated as MKLGTLKNGTRDGMLVVVSRDLRRAVHARSIVSTMQDAIENWAQVEPALRALYDALNAGSAPKAFDFDPAAAAAPLPRAYQWCDGSAFLNHGRLMEKAFGIPPVPDFETVPLMYQGASDDFLGPRDDVPLPSEAHGIDFEGEFAIMVDDVPMGCTAEQAPGHIKLLLQVNDVSLRVFTPIEMKKGFGFLQAKPSSSFAPVAVTPDELGGAWTDGRVHLPLRVRWNGAWFGHPNGGEMNFSFHQLIAHAAATRRLGAGTVIGSGTVSNADSSVGSACIAERRALEMIAHGKPVSGFMRFGDTVHMEVLDANGHSVFGAIDQKMVSATPTP; from the coding sequence ATGAAACTGGGAACGCTCAAGAACGGAACCCGGGACGGGATGCTGGTGGTCGTCTCGCGCGACCTGCGCCGGGCGGTGCACGCTCGTTCCATCGTGTCGACGATGCAGGACGCCATCGAGAACTGGGCCCAGGTCGAGCCCGCCCTGCGAGCGCTCTATGACGCGCTGAACGCGGGGAGCGCGCCCAAGGCGTTCGACTTCGACCCGGCGGCCGCGGCGGCTCCCCTGCCTCGGGCCTACCAGTGGTGCGACGGCTCGGCCTTCCTGAACCATGGCCGGCTCATGGAGAAGGCTTTCGGCATTCCCCCTGTCCCCGACTTCGAGACCGTCCCCTTGATGTACCAGGGCGCCTCGGATGACTTCCTCGGGCCCCGGGACGATGTCCCACTTCCGAGCGAGGCTCACGGCATCGACTTCGAGGGCGAGTTCGCCATCATGGTGGACGACGTGCCCATGGGCTGCACGGCCGAACAGGCTCCGGGTCACATCAAGCTGTTGCTCCAGGTGAATGACGTCAGCCTCCGCGTCTTCACCCCCATCGAGATGAAGAAGGGCTTCGGCTTCCTCCAGGCCAAGCCCTCGTCCAGCTTCGCGCCCGTCGCCGTGACTCCCGATGAACTCGGCGGTGCCTGGACGGATGGACGCGTGCACCTGCCGTTGCGCGTGCGCTGGAACGGCGCGTGGTTCGGGCACCCGAACGGTGGGGAGATGAACTTCAGCTTCCACCAGCTCATCGCGCATGCGGCGGCGACGCGCCGGTTGGGAGCGGGGACGGTGATTGGCTCGGGGACGGTTTCCAACGCCGATTCCAGCGTGGGCTCCGCCTGCATCGCCGAGCGCCGGGCCCTGGAGATGATCGCGCACGGCAAGCCGGTCTCCGGCTTCATGCGTTTCGGGGACACCGTGCACATGGAGGTCCTCGACGCCAATGGCCACAGTGTCTTTGGCGCGATCGACCAGAAGATGGTCTCCGCTACGCCTACGCCTTGA
- a CDS encoding LysR family transcriptional regulator → MRFQNLDLNLLVALDVLLEERNVSRAAARLHMSQSAMSGALGRLREFFGDELLVQVGRQMVPTPRAESLAQSVRDILLRIQSAVEAKPSFDPASARRTFRIVTSDYVTEVLLADVVRRLQRVAPGISLELTAPGTAMGEALQRGELDFIITPDTHTQDLHPKEALFEETYCCAIWTGNTRLGDTLSLEQYLELGHIGVTLSKQAPSAEQGFLERFGHERRIEVTVPSFCTVPHLLVGTDLVATMHSRLARLYARLLPLRLLPLPIEFPPLVEMLQWSRYFEDDPGVRWMRELFQTCVAGQSPNPGT, encoded by the coding sequence ATGAGGTTCCAGAACCTGGACTTGAACCTGCTGGTGGCGCTCGACGTCCTGCTCGAGGAGCGGAATGTCTCTCGGGCGGCGGCCCGGTTGCACATGAGCCAATCCGCCATGAGCGGCGCGCTCGGGAGGCTGCGAGAGTTCTTCGGCGACGAGCTCCTGGTGCAGGTCGGACGCCAGATGGTTCCGACACCCCGGGCGGAGAGCCTCGCGCAGAGTGTCCGGGACATCCTGTTGCGCATCCAGTCAGCGGTCGAGGCGAAGCCCAGCTTCGACCCGGCGTCGGCCCGGCGCACGTTCCGGATCGTCACCTCCGATTACGTCACGGAGGTGTTGCTCGCGGACGTGGTGCGCCGGCTCCAGCGCGTGGCGCCGGGAATCTCGCTGGAGCTCACCGCCCCGGGGACGGCCATGGGCGAGGCGCTCCAACGGGGAGAGCTCGACTTCATCATCACGCCCGACACGCACACCCAGGATCTCCATCCCAAGGAAGCCCTCTTCGAGGAGACCTACTGCTGCGCCATCTGGACGGGCAATACGCGGCTCGGCGACACCCTGTCACTCGAGCAGTACCTGGAGTTGGGGCATATCGGCGTCACGCTCAGCAAACAGGCGCCGTCCGCCGAACAGGGCTTCCTGGAGCGGTTCGGCCACGAGCGCCGGATCGAGGTGACCGTCCCCAGCTTCTGCACCGTGCCCCACCTGCTCGTCGGCACGGACCTGGTCGCGACGATGCATTCCCGCCTGGCCCGGCTCTATGCGCGGCTGCTGCCACTGCGCCTCCTGCCACTGCCCATCGAATTCCCACCCCTGGTCGAGATGCTCCAGTGGAGCCGCTACTTCGAGGACGACCCCGGGGTGCGCTGGATGCGCGAGCTATTCCAGACATGTGTGGCCGGGCAGAGCCCCAACCCGGGCACCTGA